The following proteins are co-located in the Acidicapsa acidisoli genome:
- a CDS encoding VWA domain-containing protein, producing the protein MRLLASMLVLATLPAVAQVTGQNVQSNANGTYTITTGTQLVVETVIVKDKKGNSIDGLTAKDFTVTEDGVTQTIRFCEHQELPQTPNPLPVTPADKEDITIYKRLANSQIASEKQSNVKYKDRRLLALYFDMTAMPAADQMRALAAAQKFIRTQMTSSDLIALLRYQGGSVDVLQDFTDDRNRLLSVIETLVVGEGQEFAEAADDASASDTGAAFGQDDSEFNVFNTDRQLSALQTAAKMLSFLNERKSLIYFASGLRLNGVDNQAQLHATIDAAIRAGVSFWPIDARGLVAEAPLGDATQGSPGNIGMYSGTAAQAITANFQQSQDTLYALAGDTGGKALFDNNDLTRGIVQAQQAVSNYYILGYYTTNPTQDGRFRRIKISVSPELGAALDYRQGYYADKQFNKFTSVDKERQLEDALMLGDPITELTISIEINYFQLNRAEYFVPIVVKIPGRELALAKRGGAEHTLIDFIGEIKDNYGGTTVTNLRDNVNIKLSDATALELAKRPIEYDAGFTLLPGKYTIKFLARDDETGRIGTYQTTFTIPNLNKELKRVPISSVVLSSQRVDLKDALYNAVKAKDQGKEAAVNPLVQNGQKLIPSVTRVFSRSRDLLVYLQAYEGAAGAQPLAAYVTFLNAQTKVYESQPILVTPQPDSRLGMTPLTFSIPLKSLAPGEYDCQVTVLDPSGQKGTFWEAPIKIVP; encoded by the coding sequence ATGCGATTGCTCGCGTCCATGCTCGTGTTGGCAACCCTGCCTGCTGTTGCGCAGGTTACGGGTCAGAATGTGCAATCGAATGCCAACGGTACTTACACAATTACGACCGGAACGCAGTTGGTTGTCGAGACTGTGATCGTAAAAGACAAGAAGGGTAATTCGATTGACGGACTGACGGCGAAGGACTTCACCGTCACGGAAGATGGTGTGACGCAGACGATCCGATTCTGCGAACATCAGGAGCTTCCGCAGACACCAAATCCGCTGCCGGTCACTCCGGCAGACAAGGAAGACATCACGATCTACAAGCGGCTTGCCAACAGCCAGATCGCGAGCGAAAAGCAGAGCAATGTGAAGTACAAGGATCGCCGCCTGCTGGCGCTCTATTTTGACATGACAGCGATGCCGGCCGCCGACCAGATGCGTGCGCTTGCGGCTGCTCAGAAGTTTATTCGCACGCAGATGACATCATCGGATCTTATTGCTCTGTTGCGGTATCAAGGCGGCTCTGTCGATGTTCTGCAGGACTTTACCGATGACCGCAATCGGCTGCTCAGTGTTATTGAAACGCTCGTTGTGGGCGAGGGGCAGGAGTTTGCCGAGGCCGCCGATGACGCGAGCGCCTCCGACACAGGCGCAGCATTTGGTCAGGACGACAGTGAATTCAATGTCTTCAATACCGACCGGCAGCTTTCCGCGCTGCAAACAGCGGCGAAGATGTTGAGCTTCTTGAATGAAAGGAAATCGCTGATTTACTTTGCGAGCGGGCTTAGACTCAATGGCGTCGATAACCAGGCGCAGCTTCACGCCACCATCGATGCGGCTATCCGCGCGGGCGTATCGTTCTGGCCTATCGACGCGCGCGGACTCGTTGCGGAAGCGCCGCTGGGAGACGCAACACAAGGCTCGCCGGGTAACATCGGCATGTACTCCGGAACCGCGGCGCAGGCAATCACCGCCAACTTCCAGCAGTCGCAGGACACGCTCTACGCGCTCGCGGGCGACACGGGCGGCAAGGCGCTCTTCGATAACAACGACCTCACGCGCGGCATCGTGCAGGCGCAGCAGGCCGTCTCGAACTACTACATTCTCGGCTACTACACCACCAATCCCACGCAGGATGGACGATTCCGCCGCATCAAGATTTCCGTGAGCCCTGAACTGGGCGCGGCGCTCGATTATCGGCAGGGATACTACGCAGACAAGCAGTTCAATAAGTTCACCAGCGTTGACAAGGAGCGGCAACTCGAAGACGCGCTCATGCTCGGCGATCCGATTACGGAACTTACTATTTCCATCGAGATCAACTACTTTCAGTTGAATCGCGCAGAGTACTTCGTGCCGATTGTCGTCAAGATACCGGGACGCGAACTCGCGCTCGCCAAACGTGGCGGCGCTGAACATACGCTCATCGATTTTATTGGTGAAATCAAGGATAACTACGGCGGCACGACGGTGACCAATCTACGCGACAACGTGAATATCAAGCTGAGCGACGCGACGGCCCTTGAGCTTGCCAAACGGCCGATTGAGTATGACGCTGGATTTACGCTGCTGCCCGGCAAATACACGATCAAGTTTCTCGCGCGCGATGATGAAACAGGGCGAATCGGAACGTATCAGACTACATTCACCATTCCTAACCTGAACAAGGAGCTGAAGCGGGTTCCGATCAGCTCTGTGGTGCTCAGCAGTCAGCGCGTTGATCTAAAGGATGCGCTCTATAACGCGGTCAAGGCGAAGGATCAGGGCAAAGAAGCAGCGGTCAATCCTCTCGTGCAGAATGGCCAAAAGCTGATTCCCAGCGTGACGCGCGTCTTCAGCAGAAGCCGTGATTTGCTCGTCTACCTGCAGGCTTATGAAGGCGCGGCGGGCGCACAGCCATTGGCCGCATACGTTACCTTTCTCAATGCACAAACGAAAGTCTATGAGTCGCAGCCGATCCTGGTAACTCCGCAGCCGGATAGCCGCCTGGGCATGACGCCGCTTACCTTCAGCATTCCGCTTAAGTCGCTTGCGCCCGGCGAATACGACTGCCAGGTGACCGTCCTCGACCCCAGCGGGCAGAAAGGTACTTTCTGGGAGGCTCCGATCAAGATTGTTCCGTAA
- a CDS encoding muconolactone Delta-isomerase family protein, which yields MQFLSLSRRLTDKFPPDAFTPELLRGETARVRELYAASILREIWKRGDTPGATILWEAASEAEVRDALASLPLFQAGLLEIVAVVPLEPYPGFGPAA from the coding sequence ATGCAATTTCTTTCGCTGAGCCGCCGCCTGACCGATAAGTTTCCGCCCGATGCCTTCACCCCCGAACTGTTGCGCGGTGAAACCGCACGCGTTCGCGAACTCTACGCCGCCAGCATTCTACGCGAGATATGGAAGCGCGGCGATACCCCCGGCGCGACCATTCTTTGGGAGGCAGCCTCGGAGGCCGAAGTACGCGACGCGCTCGCCAGCCTGCCGCTCTTCCAGGCGGGACTTTTGGAGATTGTCGCTGTCGTTCCCCTCGAACCGTATCCGGGGTTCGGCCCAGCCGCTTAA
- the gcvH gene encoding glycine cleavage system protein GcvH, with the protein MAYPTDYKYTKEHEWLSVTGNIGTIGITDYAQNTLGDIVFVEMPKIGDTVTGGATFGSVESVKAVSDLFSPVSGTVTAINEELSSSPDKINEDAHTAWIIKVELSDPAQVDSLLDAAAYEAFIAEEGGH; encoded by the coding sequence ATGGCCTACCCCACCGATTACAAGTACACCAAAGAACATGAATGGCTTAGCGTAACCGGCAATATCGGCACCATCGGCATTACCGACTATGCGCAAAACACCCTGGGAGACATCGTCTTCGTGGAGATGCCTAAAATCGGCGACACTGTCACCGGTGGCGCGACATTCGGCTCGGTCGAAAGCGTAAAGGCCGTCAGCGATCTTTTTTCGCCCGTCAGTGGTACCGTCACCGCGATTAACGAAGAGTTGAGTTCCTCGCCGGACAAGATCAACGAAGACGCCCACACCGCATGGATCATCAAAGTGGAGCTCTCCGATCCAGCACAGGTGGATTCCCTGCTCGATGCTGCGGCGTACGAGGCATTTATCGCCGAAGAGGGCGGACACTAA
- the gcvPA gene encoding aminomethyl-transferring glycine dehydrogenase subunit GcvPA — protein sequence MRYLPKSPAERLEMLKEIGANSIDDLFSVIPAEYRLNRDLDIPRQHGESEIIEWFRTAAAKYTVRHTSFLGAGAYRHYRPVIIDSLVQRGEFLTSYTPYQAEITQGTLQAIFEFQTMIAELTGMDVANASMYDGSTGAAEAVMMAVRVTGRHKAVIATTVHPEYREVLATYTKHQGLPTSVVGYDNETGRIDLAALEAAITDETACVLVQSPNFFGIIEDIPAIAEIAHAKGALLVVSIAEAVSLGVVRPPVEADIVSMEAQSFGVALSYGGPYVGVIAAKEKYLRQMPGRLVGQTVDGNGYRGFVLTLSTREQHIRREKATSNICTNQALVALMATIFLTIYGKEGIRELAEHNLAKSAYTEKVLCAIPGAKPRFHGAPRFHEFVLQTDEAPSAWGQRLRGESIVGGIDISRWYPEMKNATLWCTTEIVPREKIDAAARLLAAVPVEA from the coding sequence ATGCGTTATCTCCCCAAATCCCCCGCCGAGCGTCTTGAAATGCTCAAAGAGATCGGCGCCAATTCCATCGACGACCTTTTCTCGGTGATCCCCGCAGAGTACCGCCTGAATCGCGACCTCGACATACCCCGCCAACACGGCGAGAGCGAGATTATCGAGTGGTTTCGCACAGCGGCTGCTAAGTACACCGTCCGGCACACGAGCTTCCTCGGAGCAGGAGCCTATCGCCACTACCGCCCGGTCATCATCGATTCCCTCGTCCAGCGCGGCGAGTTCCTCACCAGCTACACGCCCTATCAGGCTGAGATTACGCAGGGGACGCTGCAGGCCATCTTCGAGTTCCAGACGATGATCGCCGAACTCACCGGCATGGACGTAGCCAACGCCAGCATGTATGACGGCTCGACGGGCGCGGCGGAAGCCGTCATGATGGCCGTTCGCGTCACGGGACGGCACAAGGCTGTGATCGCGACGACGGTTCATCCGGAGTACCGCGAAGTCCTCGCAACCTACACCAAACACCAGGGCCTGCCGACTTCGGTCGTGGGATACGATAACGAAACCGGGCGCATCGACCTCGCCGCGCTGGAAGCCGCTATTACCGATGAAACCGCCTGCGTTCTGGTGCAGTCGCCGAACTTCTTCGGGATCATCGAGGACATTCCGGCTATCGCGGAGATCGCCCACGCCAAGGGCGCGCTGCTGGTCGTCTCCATCGCCGAAGCTGTTTCTCTCGGCGTTGTGCGTCCTCCCGTCGAGGCGGACATCGTCAGCATGGAAGCACAGTCTTTCGGCGTTGCTCTTAGTTATGGCGGCCCGTATGTCGGCGTCATTGCGGCGAAGGAAAAGTATTTGCGCCAGATGCCCGGCCGTCTCGTCGGCCAGACCGTTGATGGCAACGGCTATCGCGGCTTTGTGCTGACGCTCTCCACGCGTGAGCAGCATATTCGTCGCGAAAAGGCGACCTCAAATATCTGCACCAACCAGGCGCTGGTTGCCCTGATGGCGACCATCTTCCTCACCATCTACGGCAAAGAAGGCATTCGCGAACTGGCCGAGCATAACCTGGCCAAATCCGCGTACACGGAGAAGGTGCTCTGCGCCATTCCCGGCGCAAAGCCGCGCTTCCACGGCGCGCCGCGTTTCCACGAGTTTGTGCTTCAGACAGACGAAGCTCCTTCGGCATGGGGACAGCGCCTGCGCGGCGAAAGCATCGTCGGCGGCATCGACATAAGCCGCTGGTACCCTGAGATGAAGAATGCGACGCTCTGGTGCACAACAGAAATCGTTCCTCGCGAAAAGATTGACGCCGCTGCCCGCCTGCTTGCAGCTGTACCGGTGGAGGCCTGA
- the gcvPB gene encoding aminomethyl-transferring glycine dehydrogenase subunit GcvPB codes for MTTTPTTPQTSARTLGKVRPHQTQNEALVFEKSSPGKRAYRLAQLDVPEVDPAALLGEAHRKTPGELPELSEIEIIRHFTRLSTWNYAIDLGMYPLGSCTMKYNPRVNELVARIEGLAEAHPYRPDYLSQGQLDVIDLLQRCLIEITGMDAITLQPAAGAHGEFTGIMLVRAWHESQGNPRRKILIPDSAHGTNPATAAHCGYEVQNLKSNALGMVDLEELERMVDEDTAALMLTNPSTIGVFESDIAKIADILHAKGALLYMDGANMNALVGKARPGDFGVDVMHLNLHKTFSTPHGGGGPGSGPVACKAFLEPFLPIPVLVTDKNGQKGWNYDRPQSVGRVRAFFGNTGMFIRALAYILANGPDGLRQTTEDAVLNANYIRKKLEDVYELPYKTASMHEVVFSDKRQAAKGVRTGDIAKRLIDYGFHPYTVSFPMIVSGALMIEPTESESREELDLFIDAMRAIAQEVEDDPELVKTAPHSTRVSRLDEVTAARKPILRWKPTAK; via the coding sequence ATGACAACTACCCCAACCACTCCGCAGACTTCCGCACGCACGCTCGGGAAGGTTCGACCGCATCAGACGCAGAACGAAGCCCTGGTCTTCGAGAAATCCTCACCCGGCAAGCGCGCTTACCGGCTTGCCCAGCTCGATGTGCCCGAAGTCGATCCAGCCGCCTTGCTGGGTGAAGCGCACCGCAAGACGCCTGGCGAACTGCCGGAACTGAGCGAGATTGAGATCATCCGGCATTTTACCCGGCTGTCGACGTGGAACTACGCCATCGACCTCGGCATGTATCCGCTGGGCTCGTGCACGATGAAGTACAACCCGCGTGTCAACGAGTTGGTCGCGCGGATTGAGGGCCTGGCGGAAGCACATCCCTACCGTCCCGACTATCTTTCGCAGGGTCAGCTTGACGTCATCGACCTGCTTCAGCGCTGCCTGATCGAGATCACAGGCATGGACGCTATCACGCTCCAGCCTGCCGCAGGCGCGCACGGGGAATTCACGGGCATTATGCTGGTCCGCGCATGGCATGAGTCGCAGGGCAATCCGCGCCGCAAGATTCTGATTCCCGACTCGGCGCATGGCACCAACCCGGCCACGGCAGCACACTGCGGATACGAGGTGCAGAACCTCAAATCCAATGCTCTTGGCATGGTCGATCTCGAAGAGCTGGAGCGCATGGTGGACGAAGACACTGCCGCGCTGATGCTCACCAACCCATCGACGATTGGCGTCTTCGAGAGCGATATCGCCAAGATCGCCGATATTCTTCACGCCAAGGGCGCGCTGTTGTACATGGACGGCGCCAACATGAACGCGCTGGTCGGCAAGGCCCGCCCCGGCGACTTCGGCGTCGACGTGATGCATCTCAATCTGCATAAGACCTTTTCGACGCCGCATGGCGGTGGCGGTCCCGGCTCCGGTCCGGTTGCCTGCAAGGCGTTTCTGGAGCCATTTCTGCCGATTCCGGTGCTGGTCACGGACAAGAACGGCCAGAAGGGTTGGAATTATGACCGGCCGCAATCCGTGGGCCGCGTCCGCGCCTTCTTCGGTAATACGGGCATGTTTATCCGCGCGCTGGCCTATATTCTGGCCAACGGCCCGGACGGACTGCGGCAGACCACGGAAGACGCTGTTCTCAACGCGAACTACATCCGCAAGAAGCTGGAAGACGTATACGAACTGCCCTACAAGACAGCGTCCATGCATGAGGTCGTCTTCAGCGATAAACGTCAGGCCGCGAAAGGAGTCCGCACAGGCGATATCGCCAAACGCCTCATCGATTACGGCTTCCATCCGTACACGGTGAGCTTCCCGATGATCGTCTCTGGCGCGCTGATGATCGAGCCAACGGAGAGCGAATCGCGCGAAGAGCTGGATCTGTTCATTGACGCCATGCGCGCCATTGCTCAGGAAGTGGAAGACGATCCGGAGTTGGTCAAAACCGCGCCCCATTCGACACGAGTTTCGCGTCTGGACGAGGTAACAGCGGCACGCAAGCCAATTCTGCGGTGGAAACCGACCGCGAAGTAA
- a CDS encoding J domain-containing protein: protein MKTHYETLGVHATASQQEIRSAYLRQIGKYHPDRNPHPKATRIAAQLNEAYEVLSDAESRDAYDRGLKERGQQGLSRVPVQVLRPAEPRQWIFILSGIAVLACITYLGVTLLARLPGETRLPSTPAPSNQPKAESATGLATHAKPARTLKGQPHLATGTPLQRPLDVAGHCELTVHNVTGADAVIYLVESSSHRIARSFYLQVGDSYTERDIAAGSYRIAFVTGKDWDAASEHFHRDAHVGPTSDILELSRDANGLDGAVGPCHYEIRLRLAGSWIEGDSSRTEDR, encoded by the coding sequence ATGAAGACACATTACGAAACTCTTGGCGTACACGCCACTGCCTCGCAGCAAGAGATTCGAAGCGCGTATCTTCGCCAGATCGGAAAGTATCATCCCGACCGAAATCCTCACCCGAAAGCGACCCGCATCGCTGCACAGTTGAACGAGGCCTACGAGGTCTTAAGCGATGCGGAATCACGAGATGCTTACGACCGAGGGTTGAAGGAAAGAGGACAGCAAGGACTTTCCCGGGTTCCGGTGCAGGTTCTGCGACCCGCTGAACCCAGGCAGTGGATCTTTATTCTCTCCGGGATCGCTGTCTTAGCGTGCATCACGTATCTCGGTGTGACCTTGCTGGCGCGTTTGCCTGGCGAGACACGCCTGCCTTCCACTCCCGCTCCTTCGAACCAGCCAAAGGCTGAATCAGCGACCGGATTGGCGACTCACGCGAAACCGGCCAGGACGCTCAAGGGGCAACCTCATCTGGCGACCGGAACGCCATTGCAAAGGCCGCTCGATGTCGCCGGACATTGCGAACTGACAGTACACAACGTGACTGGCGCCGACGCGGTGATCTATCTAGTCGAGTCAAGTTCGCATCGCATCGCGCGAAGTTTCTATCTCCAGGTCGGCGATTCGTATACGGAAAGGGACATCGCAGCCGGATCGTACCGCATTGCTTTTGTCACGGGGAAGGATTGGGATGCTGCGTCAGAGCATTTTCACCGCGACGCTCATGTCGGACCGACCTCCGATATCTTGGAGCTTTCAAGGGATGCAAACGGGCTGGATGGTGCAGTCGGACCATGCCACTATGAAATCCGTCTGCGTCTGGCAGGCAGTTGGATTGAGGGTGACTCAAGCAGAACTGAGGACCGCTAA
- a CDS encoding DUF2911 domain-containing protein → MRLPLIAVVACCISAGVVTAVLSQPAYAQSAQPSNAAPKKVLSPPAKAEVTLTNASITIDYGAPSMRGREIFGALVPYGKVWRTGANPATTFKTSGDLQIGDLKVPAGNYTLYTLPAADGWKLIINKQTGQWGTVYNEPQDLGRTPMTVGSNVSPVETMVIDFEKTSGNSTELHVKWANVDASVQVNAAK, encoded by the coding sequence ATGCGTTTACCGCTGATTGCTGTTGTAGCTTGTTGCATTTCCGCTGGTGTTGTCACTGCCGTTCTGTCTCAACCGGCCTACGCGCAGAGTGCGCAGCCGTCGAATGCCGCCCCGAAAAAAGTGCTGAGCCCGCCAGCCAAGGCGGAGGTCACGCTGACCAACGCATCAATCACAATTGACTACGGCGCTCCCTCAATGCGCGGTCGCGAGATATTCGGCGCATTGGTGCCCTACGGCAAGGTCTGGAGAACCGGCGCAAATCCCGCTACAACCTTCAAAACCTCAGGCGACCTGCAAATCGGCGACCTCAAGGTTCCAGCCGGAAACTACACGCTCTATACCCTCCCGGCCGCCGATGGCTGGAAGCTGATTATCAACAAACAGACCGGCCAGTGGGGCACGGTCTACAACGAGCCGCAGGATCTTGGCCGCACGCCGATGACGGTTGGCTCCAATGTATCGCCGGTCGAGACGATGGTCATCGACTTTGAGAAGACAAGCGGCAATTCCACCGAACTGCATGTGAAGTGGGCCAATGTGGATGCCTCGGTGCAAGTCAACGCTGCGAAGTAA
- a CDS encoding serine hydrolase domain-containing protein yields MNIPTLHKSPSTIIALSVAILLAGACLHAQEKGQKPAAVDLTVTTPETVGFSSERLERLHALMQEAVDKKLQAGIVTILARHGKVVDYRTYGERDMAGHTPITKDTIFRDYSMTKPVTGVAMMILYEQGKWLPSDPISKFIPEFKDLKVFKGMNGDGKMILADPDHAPTMRELMTHTAGFTYGFFGDTPIDALYRDQKVLQSANLHEMIEKLAKIPLVYQPGTQWRYSVSMDIQGYIVEKLSGQSLPDFMREHIYEPLGMKDAGFFVPEEKRSRFMTLYRSAANGELEADSNAGPNPRDYDHLPTLPSGGGGMVSTAEDYYRFASMLAGGGELNGTRVLAPATVKLMSSNHLPPSLLTGEFGIGAQTMRPGFGYGYNCAVVFNPGDANLPDGKGTFFWDGAAGTWFWIDPTNDIVFVGMIQRMGGNGGMNLQYLSRAVVYGALVDPAK; encoded by the coding sequence GTGAACATTCCCACTCTGCATAAGAGCCCAAGTACCATCATTGCCCTCTCCGTCGCCATCCTCCTGGCAGGCGCATGCCTCCATGCGCAGGAGAAAGGCCAGAAGCCGGCCGCCGTCGATCTCACCGTGACCACGCCAGAGACCGTGGGCTTTTCCTCCGAACGCCTTGAGCGCCTCCACGCGCTGATGCAAGAGGCGGTCGACAAAAAGCTTCAGGCCGGAATCGTCACCATCCTGGCCCGGCACGGCAAGGTCGTGGACTACCGCACCTACGGCGAGCGCGATATGGCGGGCCACACGCCAATCACCAAAGATACGATCTTCCGCGACTACTCCATGACCAAGCCGGTGACCGGCGTAGCGATGATGATCCTCTATGAGCAGGGCAAGTGGCTGCCGTCTGACCCGATCTCCAAGTTCATTCCGGAATTCAAGGACCTGAAGGTGTTCAAGGGAATGAACGGTGACGGCAAGATGATCCTCGCCGACCCGGATCACGCGCCAACCATGCGCGAACTGATGACGCACACCGCTGGCTTCACCTATGGCTTCTTCGGTGACACGCCCATAGACGCCCTGTATCGCGACCAAAAGGTGCTGCAGTCGGCAAATCTGCACGAGATGATCGAGAAGCTGGCGAAGATTCCGCTCGTCTACCAGCCCGGCACGCAATGGCGGTACAGCGTCTCGATGGATATTCAGGGCTACATCGTCGAAAAGCTCTCTGGGCAATCGCTCCCGGATTTCATGCGAGAGCACATCTACGAGCCGCTGGGCATGAAGGATGCCGGATTCTTTGTTCCAGAAGAGAAGCGCAGCCGGTTCATGACCCTCTATCGCTCCGCCGCGAACGGGGAACTGGAAGCCGACTCCAACGCCGGCCCGAACCCGCGCGACTATGATCACCTGCCCACGCTGCCCTCGGGCGGCGGCGGCATGGTTTCGACAGCCGAGGACTATTACCGGTTTGCCTCAATGCTCGCCGGAGGCGGCGAACTGAACGGGACACGCGTACTGGCCCCGGCCACCGTAAAGCTGATGAGTTCCAACCACCTGCCGCCCAGCCTGCTGACCGGCGAGTTCGGCATCGGAGCGCAGACCATGCGCCCGGGCTTCGGCTACGGCTACAACTGCGCGGTCGTCTTCAATCCCGGAGACGCGAATCTACCCGACGGCAAAGGCACATTTTTCTGGGACGGAGCAGCAGGAACCTGGTTCTGGATCGATCCAACGAACGACATTGTCTTTGTCGGCATGATTCAGCGCATGGGCGGAAACGGCGGAATGAACCTGCAGTACCTGAGCCGGGCAGTCGTGTACGGAGCGCTGGTCGATCCGGCGAAATAA
- a CDS encoding pentapeptide repeat-containing protein: protein MRDRQRRERPRPWPDERQAASSAWMISFRRINWWLAWVSWALSHWALLDVLDHLGTFSVLIAVVFYFADSGNRVKQKHYQAWQVINTAQGKGGSGGRIEALQELNADHVSLTGVDAGGAFLRGIQLEHAHLERCDLHAADLRSGDLKFARLPDSNLQGANFRQADLSGADLRSAELQDSDLNQANLDNADLAGTDLSRADLRLANVNNFAWKDIQSMQLANVYGIRNASAEFLAFAQKHGAVSLESDEDWNVLLRKAASGTK from the coding sequence ATGCGCGATCGCCAACGCAGAGAACGGCCCCGGCCATGGCCCGACGAGCGGCAGGCGGCCTCATCGGCATGGATGATTTCGTTTCGCCGAATCAACTGGTGGCTGGCATGGGTTTCGTGGGCGTTAAGCCACTGGGCCCTGCTCGATGTTCTTGACCATCTAGGCACGTTTTCGGTGCTGATCGCGGTCGTCTTTTACTTTGCGGACAGCGGCAATCGCGTTAAGCAAAAGCACTACCAGGCGTGGCAGGTCATCAATACGGCACAAGGCAAGGGCGGCAGCGGCGGGCGTATCGAAGCTCTGCAGGAGCTGAACGCAGATCACGTCTCACTGACAGGCGTGGACGCCGGGGGAGCTTTCCTACGGGGCATCCAACTCGAGCACGCTCATCTTGAGCGCTGCGATCTGCACGCGGCAGATTTGCGCAGCGGCGATCTCAAATTCGCGAGGCTGCCGGATAGCAATTTGCAGGGCGCCAACTTTCGCCAGGCGGATCTATCAGGCGCAGACCTGCGCTCGGCTGAATTGCAGGATTCTGATCTGAATCAGGCGAATCTGGACAACGCAGACCTCGCCGGAACCGACCTGAGCCGCGCAGACCTACGGTTGGCGAACGTCAATAATTTTGCCTGGAAAGACATTCAGTCAATGCAGTTGGCCAATGTCTATGGCATCCGGAATGCCTCTGCCGAATTCCTGGCATTTGCGCAGAAACACGGAGCGGTCAGTCTCGAATCGGATGAGGACTGGAACGTACTTCTGCGCAAGGCGGCGAGCGGGACGAAGTAG